A DNA window from Calliphora vicina chromosome 1, idCalVici1.1, whole genome shotgun sequence contains the following coding sequences:
- the LOC135952643 gene encoding uncharacterized protein LOC135952643, whose product MTLEEVKQQRANTKKSITRIKNQVEANGRGEGKTLSSAELKCRLGILESYFKQILTYQTQIEKYDPDDNGRPEIEDLYIAAKMNIQAQLGEDVHNTTMSDSTICFPVNNNKLPQLKLPTFSGKYSEYKNFITSFNQVIDREFGLSNIEKFNHLLNCLQGQALETVKAFQITNENYPKALERLKTRYDNSSLIFMENITTLFELPAMSKYNCAQLRSLVDNVSALYSSLLSLGSDSDIANSMLIYIVLEKVDDETKRKWKDSLDFTELPSWDDCSKVLERHCQFLESVDTSHTNVAHRKPDNHQSGKSKYKSSKTGYSFSVSKRVCVLCTKTDHTITRCPRFKDMDVGQRFENVKRLGLCLNCLSKGHQVNSCSSTFKCKSCSRLHHSLLHRSQSASRPSSPTAEPSTSRAALNDSHASVHTHMEKSSPEQVLLATAMVLVRDATGHYQFGRALLDSCSQLNFITDEFSQKLHLPRRKQTTEVASIGNTHSKTKYRSSTNVKSRVTDFEVSLSFCVTPHISYQPDAELDVSTWNLPPNTQLADENFFKSKRIDLLIGTETFFDILSVGQIKLGPNLPKLHKTLFGWIVAGRYLSNQSNDTGSSCMLSMEEEVDLKLQRLWEIEEIQSGSNTLTPEQADCESFFNNTVHRESSGRIVVKLPFKESADTLGLSRNMALKRFASQERRFARDSNLKSQYVNFMKEYEDCGHMSLVRSPRLDVPHYFIPHHCVFKPNSTSTKLRVVFDASCPSSSQRSLNDILMVGPTIQDELYKILLRFRLHRFVITADIVKMYRQVLIDSSHRKFQYILWRNSEEEEIRTYQLNTVTYGMSAAPYLAIKSLHYLADQYMDQFELGAKTIKSSFYVDDFIGGADSIEELTKIKTEVNEILIRGSFQLDKWHSNHRSFQDDKTIKDLNIDELAVTNALGITWDQQKDVFLFSFTPKVQIDGKITKRTILSLSSSLFDPLGLLAPLIIKSKIIMQELWILKIGWDESIPQELHLAWEYFVSDLKTLNSLEIPRFCLAAESQSVQLHGFCDSSIRAYGCCFYFRVKTNSGNVSVRLFTAKSRVAPTKRKSLPKLELCGAQLLAKLYSKVKNLFAIPNLEVFLWTDSQIVLHWLKQHSSTLSVFVGNRVSEIQDLTTGCIWRHVPTHFNPADIVSRGSTVEELASSIWFNGPAFLTLGASKWPPNKIDQLSIENQQDIDREKRKTVLSLEATSNYILDSVENYSSYLKIIRIVAWMLRFSQKTKTNIFHSDSLQPQELENALLRIVFNLQQHHFQDDIQRALKKKDPQGALKCLNPFIDSSNGFNLLKVGGRLEFAAISEGQKHPIILPSKNHFVDCYVRHLHISNYHAGPKALMSLIRQRFWIINSRNLCRRIVNSCPQCIRYRPRLLQQMMGNLPVERLNPSRPFARCAVDFCGPVNTYLRIRGKVPYKTYIAVFVCLATKAVHLEVVSDLSTDAFIAALKRMIGRRGLPTDIFCDNATNFVGANSKLAQLKSFLFDPKNSNFIINYCSNQFINFRFIPPRAPHFGGLWEAAVKSAKGHLTRTLDNTRLTYEELATAMIDIEAILNSRPISPLSSDPSDFEALTPGHFLIGAPLRSLPERDVPPIEINKLEYWARISAIKQHFWKKWSHDYINELQTRNKWTSTNSNICTGSLVIIKEDNLPPQRWLMGKIINIVRGRDDRVRVVDIKTTKGIIRRPIHRLALLFS is encoded by the coding sequence ATGACTTTGGAAGAAGTTAAGCAGCAACGGGCTAATACTAAGAAAAGTATAACCCGCATCAAAAACCAAGTTGAAGCCAATGGAAGGGGTGAAGGTAAGACACTTTCGTCAGCCGAGTTGAAGTGCCGTTTGGGGATTTTGGAGTCATATTTCAAGCAGATACTGACGTATCAAACCCAAATTGAGAAATATGATCCTGATGACAATGGTAGGCCCGAAATTGAAGACTTGTACATCGCAGCGAAGATGAATATTCAAGCGCAACTTGGTGAGGATGTCCACAATACAACCATGTCCGACTCTACAATTTGTTTTCCTgttaacaacaataaattgccTCAGCTCAAATTGCCCACATTTAGTGGTAAGTACAGTgagtacaaaaattttataacgtcGTTCAACCAAGTTATCGATCGTGAGTTTGGTCTATCgaatatcgaaaaatttaaccatttgcTGAACTGCCTCCAAGGCCAAGCATTGGAAACGGTCAAGGCTTTCCAGATCACTAATGAAAATTACCCAAAGGCTCTGGAAAGGCTGAAAACGCGTTACGACAATAGCTCActgatttttatggaaaatattaccACTCTATTTGAACTTCCAGCCATGTCCAAATACAATTGCGCACAATTACGAAGTCTCGTTGATAATGTTTCTGCTCTTTATAGCTCTCTTTTGTCTCTAGGCTCAGATAGTGACATTGCTAATTCGATGCTGATCTACATAGTTTTGGAAAAGGTTGATGATGAGacaaaaagaaaatggaaaGACTCTTTGGATTTCACTGAACTGCCATCATGGGATGATTGCTCCAAGGTTCTTGAAAGGCATTGCCAATTTTTGGAATCGGTTGACACCAGCCATACAAATGTGGCCCACCGTAAGCCTGACAATCATCAATCTGGTAAGTCCAAATATAAAAGCTCAAAAACTGGCTATTCTTTTTCGGTTTCGAAACGTGTTTGTGTTCTTTGCACAAAAACTGACCACACAATTACTCGTTGCCCTCGCTTCAAAGATATGGATGTCGGtcaacgttttgaaaatgtcAAACGACTAGGGCTTTGTCTTAATTGTTTGTCAAAAGGGCATCAAGTTAACAGCTGTTCCTCTACATTCAAGTGCAAATCTTGTTCTCGCTTGCATCACAGTTTGCTTCATCGGTCTCAGTCAGCTTCTAGGCCCTCGTCCCCGACTGCTGAACCATCTACTTCTCGTGCTGCCTTGAATGACTCTCATGCCTCGGTCCATACTCATATGGAAAAATCCTCACCGGAACAGGTGCTTCTTGCTACTGCCATGGTTCTAGTTCGTGACGCTACAGGTCACTATCAATTCGGACGTGCTTTGTTGGATTCTTGCTCTCAATTGAATTTCATTACGGatgaattttctcaaaaattgcACTTGCCTCGTAGAAAACAAACTACAGAAGTCGCTAGCATTGGTAATACTCATAGTAAAACGAAATATAGGTCGTCAACAAATGTGAAATCTCGAGTTACTGATTTTGAAGTGTCCCTTTCATTTTGTGTCACacctcatatttcttatcaacctGATGCTGAATTAGACGTCTCAACCTGGAATTTGCCCCCAAATACTCAGCTTGCAGatgaaaactttttcaaatcaaaacgAATTGACTTGCTTATTGGTACAGAAACTTTCTTTGATATTTTGTCAGTTGGTCAAATTAAACTTGGTCCGAATTTGCCAAAATTACATAAAACTCTATTTGGATGGATTGTAGCTGGTCGTTATTTATCAAACCAATCGAACGATACTGGTTCTTCTTGTATGCTATCGATGGAAGAGGAAgttgatttaaaattacaacGATTGTGGGAAATCGAAGAAATTCAATCTGGCTCAAATACTTTGACTCCAGAACAAGCTGATTGTGAATCGTTTTTCAATAATACTGTCCATCGTGAATCTTCCGGTAGAATTGTTGTTAAATTACCATTCAAAGAATCCGCTGACACTTTAGGACTCTCGCGAAATATGGCTCTTAAAAGATTTGCATCTCAAGAGAGACGATTTGCTCGTGACAGCAATCTCAAATCACAATATGTGAATTTTATGAAGGAGTATGAAGATTGTGGACATATGAGTCTTGTTCGTAGTCCCCGCTTAGATGTGCCTCATTATTTCATCCCTCACCATTGTGTTTTCAAACCTAATAGTACTTCAACAAAATTAAGGGTGGTCTTCGATGCGTCCTGTCCGTCATCATCTCAAAGGTCTCTCAATGACATTCTTATGGTTGGTCCAACGATTCAAGATGagctgtacaaaattttacttcgtTTTCGTCTTCATCGTTTCGTTATTACAGCTGATATAGTAAAAATGTATCGGCAAGTGCTTATTGACTCTTCCCATAGAAAATTCCAGTACATTTTGTGGAGAAATTCTGAAGAAGAAGAAATTCGCACTTATCAGTTGAATACAGTTACCTATGGAATGTCTGCTGCTCCCTACCTAGCCATTAAAAGTCTTCACTATCTCGCAGACCAGTACATGGACCAATTCGAACTTGGTGCAAAAACTATAAAGTCATCATTTTATGTTGATGATTTTATCGGTGGTGCAGATTCAATAGAAGAATTGACTAAAATTAAGACAGAGGTGAATGAAATTCTAATTCGTGGTTCGTTTCAATTGGACAAATGGCACTCAAATCATAGAAGTTTTCAAGACGACAAAACTATAAAAGATCTAAATATTGATGAATTAGCTGTGACCAATGCTCTTGGTATTACTTGGGATCAACAAAAagatgtatttctattttcgTTTACACCTAAAGTTCAAATTGATGGAAAAATCACCAAAAGAACAATTTTGTCGCTCTCGTCATCACTTTTCGATCCCTTAGGACTCTTAGCTCCGCTTATTATAAAATCCAAAATCATCATGCAAGAATTGTGGATTCTCAAAATTGGCTGGGATGAATCTATCCCTCAAGAACTACATTTGGCTTGGGAATATTTTGTTTCTGATCTCAAAACGTTAAATTCCCTTGAAATCCCTCGTTTTTGTCTCGCTGCTGAATCTCAATCAGTTCAACTTCATGGCTTTTGTGACTCATCAATTCGCGCTTATGGATGCTGTTTCTACTTTCGTGTTAAAACtaattcaggaaatgtctctGTTCGTCTTTTTACTGCCAAATCTAGAGTTGCCCCGacgaaaagaaaatcattgCCAAAACTTGAACTATGTGGCGCACAACTTTTGGCTAAATTATACTCTAAAGTCAAAAATCTTTTCGCAATACCAAATCTTGAAGTATTTCTATGGACAGATTCTCAAATAGTTCTTCACTGGTTAAAGCAACATTCTTCTACGTTATCCGTTTTTGTTGGCAACAGAGTATCGGAAATTCAGGATCTAACTACTGGCTGTATTTGGCGACATGTTCCAACGCATTTTAATCCTGCTGATATCGTGTCTCGTGGTTCAACTGTAGAAGAACTCGCTTCATCTATCTGGTTCAATGGACCAGCATTTCTCACTCTCGGTGCTAGTAAATGGCCTCCTAATAAAATAGATCAACTATCCATAGAAAATCAACAAGATATCGACCGAGAAAAACGCAAAACTGTACTCTCCCTGGAAGCAACATCTAATTACATTCTGGATTCGGTTGAAAATTATagctcatatttaaaaattattcgtattGTTGCGTGGATGCTCcgtttttctcaaaaaacaaaaactaatattttccaTTCTGATTCTTTACAGCCCCAAGAATTAGAAAACGCCTTGCTCAGAATAGTTTTTAATCTACAGCAACATCATTTTCAAGATGATATACAACGAGCTCTGAAGAAAAAAGATCCTCAAGGTGCACTAAAGTGTCTCAATCCCTTCATCGATTCATCAAATGGATTCAACTTGCTCAAAGTCGGTGGTCGCTTGGAATTCGCAGCAATTTCTGAAGGTCAAAAGCACCCTATAATCTTGCCCAGCAAAAATCATTTCGTCGACTGTTACGTGCGTCATCTACACATCAGCAACTACCACGCAGGACCCAAGGCTTTAATGTCGTTAATCCGCCAGAGATTTTGGATCATCAATTCAAGAAACCTATGTCGTCGTATCGTTAATTCGTGCCCACAATGCATTCGTTATCGCCCAAGGTTGCTTCAACAAATGATGGGCAATTTGCCCGTAGAACGACTTAACCCTTCAAGGCCCTTCGCCAGATGTGCTGTTGATTTTTGTGGTCCAGTAAACACTTACCTAAGAATTAGAGGGAAGGTACCATACAAGACATATATTGCTGTTTTTGTTTGTCTCGCAACTAAAGCAGTCCATCTAGAAGTTGTATCAGACTTATCAACAGATGCCTTTATTGCTGCTCTTAAAAGGATGATTGGACGAAGAGGTCTACCCACAGATATATTCTGTGACAATGCCACCAATTTTGTTGGTGCAAACTCTAAGTTGGCTCAACTAAAATCGTTCCTTTTTGATcctaaaaattccaattttataataaattattgctcaaatcaatttattaattttcgcTTTATTCCCCCTAGGGCACCACATTTTGGCGGATTGTGGGAGGCGGCCGTCAAATCGGCCAAGGGACACCTAACCAGGACCCTCGATAACACAAGGCTCACATATGAGGAACTTGCAACTGCAATGATTGATATAGAAGCAATTCTAAATTCGAGGCCTATTTCGCCCCTATCATCCGATCCCAGTGACTTTGAAGCCCTTACACCAGGCCATTTCCTGATAGGCGCTCCCTTACGCAGTTTGCCAGAACGTGATGTCCCTCCAATTGAAATCAATAAACTTGAGTATTGGGCCCGAATAAGCGccataaaacaacatttttggaaGAAGTGGTCCCACGACTACATAAACGAGCTCCAGACCCGCAATAAATGGACTAGCACCAACTCAAATATTTGTACTGGCTCCCTAGTAATCATTAAAGAAGATAATTTACCACCGCAGCGTTGGCTCATgggtaaaatcatcaatattgttCGTGGTAGAGATGATCGAGTTCGAGTTGTCGACATCAAAACAACAAAGGGAATTATACGTCGCCCTATCCACAGACTGGCTTTACTATTTTCTTGA